The Armatimonadota bacterium genome segment AAATCAGAGGCGGAGACCCCAAACCGATCGGCGCCGAATTGGCACACGCCGCCCTAAGAGCGCTAGAAATCGCGATCCCAGTGAGCGCCGAAGGCATCTTTGGCGCCAGAGAGTCCGTAGTCGAACTCACCCCGCTCCCGCCGCCGCCCGGCGCGCCCATGCGATTGAGCAACTCCGAACTGCTTCTAGAAGAGGCTGAACGAGGTAACAAGCCGCCCGGGGCGCTAGAGTATTGGCGCGGAGAGGTCGAATACAGGCGCATGGAGGTCGAATGGGACATGCTGGTACCGCCCAATCCGTCCATGCGAGTTGCGTTCTTTCGCGCGGGCGACTTCGCGCTTCTTGGCCTGGCCTGCGAGCCGTTTCAATCCTACGGCATCGACTTTCGGCGGCAATCGCCTTGCCCGGCAACCCTGGTCGCCGGTTACTGCAATGCTTCCATAGGTTATCTCTTCGCTAAATCTGACGCCCCTCTCGGCGGATACGAGGTCAAAACGGCGCCTCAATTCTATGGACAACCCCTCTTAGACCCCGAAAAATGCGAGCAAGAAACGCGCGAAGCCGCGTATACAATAATGGGCGTCGCGCAACCCGACTGGACGCCGCTCAAAGCCTCGCATCTGCCCTAAGAGGCAGGAAGCCGCGCCCATCAGAGCGAAACGGGAACCAACATGAAGCCCATCGGCTCGCTGATCATCAACCCAAACGCGGGCGGCAAACGCGCCGCCAAGCGCTCGGGAGCGCTCGTAACCGCGGCTAACTCAAGGTGGCGAACATTCTTCACATCGGGCTTCGAGGCCGCGGTTCGCCAAACCAAACAGCTCTTTTTGGACGGCGAGCGATGTTGCATCGCGGTAGGCGGCGACGGCGCTCTCAGTAGCGTGCTCAACGGCTTCATGCAGGCCAAACAGAGCGGCCCGATCCACCCGGAAGCCTGCATTGGCGTCATCCCCTTGGGCACGGGCAACGACACTGCGGCGGCGCTCGGCCTCCCGCGCGACCCGCTTGCCAACCTCAGCCGCCTTGAAACGGGGCGCGCTGTGATGCTTGATGTTGCCAAACTGATCCAACCAGACAAGCCCGAACAGTTCTACATCGACATCTGCGGCGTCGGCTTCGACGCCCAAGTCAACGCTAACATGGACGTGCGTTTCAAAAAGCGCTTCGGCCTGGTCGCCTATCTCGCCGCCGTCGCCAAAACGCTCGCCAAGCTCCATCCCATCCATGTGC includes the following:
- a CDS encoding diacylglycerol kinase family lipid kinase — translated: MKPIGSLIINPNAGGKRAAKRSGALVTAANSRWRTFFTSGFEAAVRQTKQLFLDGERCCIAVGGDGALSSVLNGFMQAKQSGPIHPEACIGVIPLGTGNDTAAALGLPRDPLANLSRLETGRAVMLDVAKLIQPDKPEQFYIDICGVGFDAQVNANMDVRFKKRFGLVAYLAAVAKTLAKLHPIHVRLTLDQIEYEAPVTLIAIANGPMYGRGMKVAPLAKFNDGMLDVIIVEQVGRIELAVNFPKVFRGTHLSHPKIRMMRARSIEIQVDPPQPLSVDGESLGCAPCKIEVMPRGVPFLLPDRCYSNAILYDELDETPPIATREQADRAPAEV